A single window of Salvia splendens isolate huo1 chromosome 6, SspV2, whole genome shotgun sequence DNA harbors:
- the LOC121806650 gene encoding E3 ubiquitin-protein ligase WAV3-like produces the protein MGRGWRKAFCNTLPRDKSTAADAVAEADKLSSSMASRSNPSTPRLRCKTFGSRNVERESNKIDLPNSKQEYKTSANTPRAHSKILFGSAPSSPRSPFSILKNTLRLSRNSCGVCMHSVKSGQGMAIYTAECGHTFHFPCIAAHVGKQRALVCPVCAAVWKDVPLLAIHTQQNRQSEEKIAPVKITPLSSHKLNRRCDAAAYSDDEPLLTPKFNPIPESVLDEAEEEVEEFQGFFVNPISSTDSFNTADSRTVEVSISPDAALISQGRTHDTYAVVLKVRAPPPPHVPDAAKRAPIDLVTVLDVSGSMTGVKLEMLKRAMRLVIASLSSADRLSILAFSAAPRRLLPLRRMTPQGQRSARRIIDRLCCSDGSSIAEALREATRVLEERRERNPVASIILLSDGRDDGAAAAAAAANQESSQRSSAPSHSTRFSHVEIPVHSAGFRREPAENAFSKCVSGLLSVVVQDVKIQLGLASGSDPAEIMAVYSCNERPSVLGSGCVRLGDLYAEEEKELLLEIRVPTSRVGYGSHHVLSVKCCYKDPATLEPIYGMDEALLVPRPQAVRSGSPRIERLRNVFVTSRAVAESRRLMEHNELSSAMQLLSSARALLLQTKSEAAGEYVRGLEAELAEVQWRRRSGEEIEIGLFVDENGEPLTPTSAWRAAAKLAKVAQVKKTFNRVSDLHGFENARF, from the exons atGGGCAGAGGTTGGAGAAAAGCATTTTGCAACACTCTTCCCAGAGATAAAAGCACAGCCGCCGACGCCGTGGCGGAGGCGGATAAGCTGTCGAGTTCTATGGCAAGCAGAAGCAATCCTTCCACTCCTCGTTTGCGTTGCAAAACGTTTGGTAGTAGGAATGTGGAGAGGGAGAGCAATAAGATTGATCTGCCAAATTCGAAGCAGGAATATAAAACTAGCGCCAACACGCCGCGAGCTCATTCCAAAATCCTGTTCGGTTCTGCGCCGTCTTCTCCCAGATCCCCTTTCTCTATCCTCAAAAACACGCTGCGTCTATCTAGA AATAGCTGTGGAGTGTGTATGCACAGCGTGAAGAGCGGGCAAGGAATGGCAATCTACACGGCGGAGTGCGGCCATACATTTCACTTCCCCTGCATCGCCGCTCACGTCGGGAAGCAGCGCGCGCTCGTTTGCCCTGTCTGCGCCGCTGTGTGGAAAGACGTACCTCTCCTCGCCATCCACACGCAGCAAAACCGCCAATCAGAGGAGAAAATTGCTCCTGTTAAAATTACCCCTCTTTCGAGCCATAAATTGAACAGACGGTGCGACGCGGCGGCTTACTCTGACGACGAGCCATTACTCACCCCCAAATTCAATCCAATTCCGGAATCTGTACTGGATGAAGCGGAGGAGGAGGTTGAGGAGTTTCAAGGATTCTTCGTCAATCCGATTTCCAGCACCGATTCCTTCAACACCGCCGATTCGAGAACGGTGGAGGTGAGCATCTCTCCCGACGCCGCCCTGATTTCCCAGGGGCGGACGCACGACACCTACGCCGTTGTTCTGAAGGTCAGAGCTCCGCCTCCGCCGCACGTCCCCGACGCCGCGAAACGCGCGCCGATCGACCTGGTGACGGTCCTCGACGTGAGCGGCAGCATGACCGGCGTCAAACTGGAGATGCTCAAGCGCGCCATGCGCCTCGTCATCGCCTCTCTCAGCTCGGCTGACCGCCTCTCCATCCTGGCGTTCTCCGCCGCGCCAAGGAGGCTGCTGCCCCTGCGCCGGATGACGCCGCAGGGCCAGCGCTCGGCGCGGCGGATCATCGACCGCCTCTGCTGCAGCGACGGCTCCAGCATTGCTGAAGCACTGCGCGAGGCCACGAGAGTGCTCGAGGAGCGGCGCGAGAGGAACCCCGTCGCGAGCATTATACTACTCTCCGATGGCCGCGACGacggcgccgccgccgccgccgccgccgccaaccAGGAGAGCAGCCAGCGGTCTTCCGCGCCGTCTCACTCGACTCGTTTCTCTCACGTGGAAATACCGGTTCATTCAGCCGGTTTCCGCCGCGAACCGGCTGAAAACGCCTTCTCCAAATGCGTATCCGGTTTATTAAGCGTAGTGGTTCAAGACGTGAAGATCCAGCTCGGGTTGGCTTCCGGGTCGGATCCGGCTGAGATTATGGCGGTCTATTCATGCAACGAGCGCCCATCCGTTCTCGGGTCGGGTTGTGTCCGCTTAGGCGATTTATACGCAGAGGAAGAAAAGGAACTACTATTAGAAATCCGGGTCCCCACCTCCCGGGTCGGGTATGGGTCCCACCATGTTCTTTCGGTTAAATGCTGTTACAAGGACCCGGCCACGCTGGAACCGATCTACGGTATGGATGAGGCGCTGCTGGTGCCGAGGCCGCAAGCCGTCCGATCCGGATCGCCGAGGATCGAACGGCTGAGGAATGTCTTCGTGACAAGCCGAGCCGTGGCGGAGTCGCGGCGGCTGATGGAGCACAACGAGCTCTCCAGCGCCATGCAGCTGCTGTCCTCGGCTCGGGCGCTGCTGCTGCAGACCAAGTCGGAGGCGGCCGGGGAGTATGTGAGGGGGTTGGAGGCTGAGCTGGCGGAGGTGCAGTGGCGGCGACGGAGCGGTGAGGAGATAGAAATTGGGTTGTTTGTTGATGAGAATGGGGAGCCGCTGACGCCGACGTCGGCTTGGAGAGCCGCTGCGAAGCTGGCTAAAGTGGCTCAGGTTAAAAAAACTTTTAACAGAGTTAGCGATTTGCACGGCTTTGAAAACGCTAGATTTTAG
- the LOC121807013 gene encoding 1,8-cineole synthase, chloroplastic-like — translation MVNLCMHISLPIPHKPAHHSYTTFHGRATTMLYTRRSSSTRCNGMPSAQTTTVAVPTRRSANYKPSFWDFNYIQSLTTQYTEERHSKRVLELIARVKMLLLHQEMEGDRRLDLIDDLQRLAISHHFEQEINKILNSIYHENCYDAKDRDLYTTSLEFRLLREHGFLVSQDVFDCFKNEKGDFKASLCDDRRGVLELYEASFLLTHGEETLELANEFATKHLQRIVEEGGDDHNLLERVRYALDLPIHWRIQRPNARWFIEAYGRRSEMNPTILELAKLEFNITQSMHQQELKLISRWWKQTRLCEKLPFARDRIVECYLWTLVGGLSQPQYGYSRIMATKANILITLLDDIFDVYATLEELHLFNDVIHRWDLEAVNQLPNYMQICFLTLNNFINEMACDVLKEQDILIIKYLRKSWQDLCKSFMQEAQWHAEGHTPTLDKYINNGWISSSVPVILSHTFFLITNPIQKTAVESLYQYQDLVRCPAVILRLANDLATSPNEMERGDVAESIQCYMKESGASVEEAREHARFLIWKSWKRMNEERVGNFQFPKEFIKKAVDLGRMAQYMYQLGDGHGIQNPHIKDRISSLFFESIV, via the exons ATGGTTAATTTATGCATGCATATATCTCTTCCAATTCCGCACAAGCCAGCCCACCATTCTTACACCACCTTCCACGGCAGAGCTACAACTATGTTGTATACCCGGCGGAGCTCCTCCACCCGATGCAATGGCATGCCTTCCGCTCAGACAACGACTGTTGCGGTCCCTACACGACGATCTGCAAACTACAAACCTTCCTTCTGGGATTTCAACTATATTCAGTCGCTCACCACCCAATATACG GAAGAGAGACATTCAAAGCGAGTTCTTGAGCTGATTGCCCGAGTGAAGATGTTGCTGCTGCACCAAGAAATGGAAGGTGATCGACGACTGGACTTGATTGATGATCTGCAGAGGCTCGCCATATCTCATCACTTCGAACAAGAAATCAACAAAATCTTGAATTCTATTTATCACGAGAATTGTTATGATGCAAAGGACAGGGATTTGTACACAACATCTCTTGAATTCAGACTACTCAGAGAGCATGGTTTTCTAGTTTCTCAAG ATGTGTTTGATTGTTTCAAGAATGAGAAGGGAGATTTCAAAGCAAGCCTTTGTGATGATAGGAGAGGAGTATTGGAATTGTATGAAGCTTCTTTCCTACTTACACATGGGGAAGAAACCTTGGAGTTGGCCAATGAATTTGCCACCAAACATCTGCAGAGAATTGTTGAAGAAGGTGGCGATGATCATAATCTTTTAGAAAGGGTGCGCTACGCTTTGGATCTCCCAATCCATTGGAGGATTCAAAGGCCGAATGCAAGATGGTTCATTGAAGCCTATGGGAGAAGATCCGAAATGAATCCAACAATTCTTGAGCTTGCAAAGTTGGAATTCAACATTACTCAATCAATGCATCAACAAGAACTCAAACTCATCTCCAg ATGGTGGAAGCAAACAAGACTATGTGAGAAGCTACCATTTGCAAGAGATAGAATAGTGGAGTGTTATTTGTGGACTTTAGTTGGTGGACTCTCACAACCTCAATATGGTTATTCAAGGATCATGGCCACCAAAGCAAACATCTTAATTACACTACTCGATGATATATTTGATGTCTATGCTACCTTGGAAGAACTAcacctcttcaatgatgttatTCACAG ATGGGATTTAGAAGCAGTGAATCAACTCCCCAACTATATGCAAATTTGCTTTCTCACACTCAACAACTTCATAAATGAGATGGCATGCGATGTTCTAAAAGAACAAGACATTCTCATCATTAAATATTTGAGAAAATCA TGGCAAGATTTATGCAAATCATTCATGCAAGAGGCTCAGTGGCACGCGGAAGGACACACACCAACACTCGATAAATATATCAACAACGGATGGATTTCGAGCTCAGTACCTGTGATACTGTCACACACATTCTTCCTCATCACAAATCCAATACAGAAAACCGCTGTCGAGAGTTTGTACCAATATCAAGACTTAGTTCGATGTCCAGCAGTGATTTTGAGACTTGCAAATGACCTTGCAACATCACCG AATGAGATGGAAAGAGGTGATGTGGCAGAATCGATTCAATGCTACATGAAGGAATCAGGAGCTTCGGTTGAAGAGGCTCGTGAACATGCAAGATTTTTAATATGGAAGAGCTGGAAAAGGATGAATGAAGAAAGAGTCGGAAATTTTCAATTTCCGAAAGAATTTATAAAAAAGGCTGTTGATCTTGGTAGAATGGCACAATATATGTACCAACTTGGAGACGGCCATGGAATTCAGAACCCTCATATTAAGGATCGGATTTCGAGTTTGTTCTTTGAATCTATTGTTTAG